Proteins from a single region of Trichoderma asperellum chromosome 3, complete sequence:
- a CDS encoding uncharacterized protein (EggNog:ENOG41) gives MYAYNKPIKAMEPPNIQDHYIGIDVGTGSARACIIDETGDIKALASENIKLWQPENGYYEQSTTDIWRCICECVRRVVQESLVNPNQIKGIGFDATCSLSVFSNDTDEPIPVTGPDFTNDGNDRNVILWLDHRPVEETEKINATNHKLLKYVGGKMSIEMEIPKVLWLKNHMPPELFARCKFYDLADALTHLATGNETRSFCSAVCKQGFVPVGVDGSVKGWQEDFYHEIGLGDLVKDDFNLMGGVDGVSGKFASAGECVGTLSRLAASQLGLPEGIAVGSGVIDAYAGWIGTVGAKVELTEDELKTDVPKNDVSQAFTRLAAVAGTSTCHLAMSRNPVFVPGVWGPYRDVLIPEFWMAEGGQSATGELLRHMLDIHPAYNETMALAKAEDKHIYDFLNAHLEYMAEKHHAPAVSYLGRHYFFYGDLWGNRSPIADANMKGTMIGLDSDKSTDNMALWYYATMEFIAMQTRQIIEQMNKAGHEISSIFMSGSQCQNPILMNLLATTCNMPVLIPKYVNAAVVHGAAILGAKAASHNLNDGSEPETLWNIMDRMSKPGRLVQPGTDVGEKLLLDAKYEVFLDMCNTQQQYRKKIDNAVEKWGALFDADDE, from the exons ATGTACGCGTACAACAAGCCCATAAAGGCCATGGA GCCTCCCAATATCCAG GACCACTACATCGGCATTGATGTCGGCACAGGCTCTGCCCGCGCCTGCATCATCGATGAGACCGGTGATATCAAAGCCTTGGCCTCTGAGAATATCAAGCTGTGGCAGCCCGAGAACGGCTACTAT GAACAATCCACAACAGACATCTGGCGCTGCATCTGCGAGTGTGTGCGCCGAGTTGTGCAAGAGTCTCTGGTCAACCCAAACCAAATCAAGGGCATTGGCTTCGACGCCACCTGCTCCCTGTCCGTGTTCTCCAACGATACCGACGAGCCTATTCCCGTTACCGGTCCCGATTTCACCAACGATGGCAATGACCGGAACGTCATTCTCTGGCTAGACCACCGTCCGGTcgaagagacagaaaagatCAATGCCACCAACCACAAGCTGCTCAAGTATGTCGGTGGCAAGATGAGCATTGAGATGGAAATTCCCAAGGTTCTATGGCTCAAGAACCACATGCCTCCTGAGCTGTTTGCTCGCTGCAAGTTTTACGACCTGGCAGACGCTCTTACTCACCTGGCTACGGGTAACGAGACGCGCAGCTTTTGCAGCGCTGTTTGCAAGCAGGGCTTCGTTCCTGTGGGTGTAGATGGCAGCGTTAAAGGCTGGCAAGAGGACTTTTACCACGAAATTGGCCTCGGTGACTTGGTTAAAGATGATTTCAACCTCATGGGTGGCGTCGACGGGGTG AGCGGAAAGTTTGCTAGCGCTGGCGAGTGCGTAGGCACCCTCAGCCGTCTAGCCGCCTCTCAGCTTGGCTTGCCAGAGGGCATTGCCGTCGGAAGTGGTGTCATTGATGCCTATGCAGGCTGGATTGGCACAGTTGGTGCCAAGGTCGAGCTGACTGAAGACGAGCTCAAGACCGATGTTCCCAAGAACGACGTTAGCCAAGCCTTTACTCGCTTGGCCGCCGTCGCAGGCACCTCAACATGCCACTTGGCCATGTCTAGAAATCCAGTCTTTGTCCCCGGTGTTTGGGGACCTTACCGAGATGTGCTGATTCCCGAGTTCTGGATGGCCGAGGGTGGCCAGTCAGCAACAGGAGAGCTGCTACGGCACATGCTGGACATCCACCCGGCGTACAATGAGACCATGGCTCTGGCCAAGGCCGAAGACAAGCACATTTACGACTTCCTCAACGCCCACCTTGAGTACATGGCCGAGAAGCATCATGCGCCAGCCGTCTCTTACCTTGGGCGCCACTACTTCTTCTATGGCGATCTGTGGGGCAACCGCTCACCCATTGCAGATGCCAACATGAAGGGCACCATGATTGGTCTTGACAGCGACAAGAGCACCGACAACATGGCATTATGGTACTATGCCACCATGGAGTTCATTGCCATGCAGACTCGCCAGATCATTGAGCAAATGAACAAGGCCGGCCATGAgatttcttccatcttcatgtCTGGGTCTCAGTGCCAGAACCCAATTCTCATGAATCTCCTAGCCACAACGTGCAACATGCCAGTGTTGATCCCCAAGTACGTCAACGCAGCAGTCGTTCACGGAGCTGCCATATTGGGCGCAAAGGCAGCCAGCCACAACCTCAACGATGGTTCAGAGCCCGAGACACTGTGGAACATTATGGACCGGATGAGCAAGCCCGGCCGACTGGTTCAGCCCGGCACTGATGTcggcgagaagctgctgctggatgccAAGTATGAGGTTTTCCTCGACATGTGCAACACGCAGCAACAGTACAGGAAGAAGATTGACAACGCTGTCGAAAAGTGGGGAGCCTTGTTTGACGCTGATGACGAGTAA